In Dryobates pubescens isolate bDryPub1 chromosome 12, bDryPub1.pri, whole genome shotgun sequence, one genomic interval encodes:
- the NRIP1 gene encoding nuclear receptor-interacting protein 1 — translation MTHGEELGSEMHQDSVVLTYLEGLLMHQAAGGSGTAVDKKSTGHSGEDQNFKISGNIFPNCQSNGPVLNTNTYRGSGMLHLKKARLLQSSEDWNAAKRRRLSDSIVDLDGKKEALLAGMVENVPKGKQDSTLLASLLQSFSSRLQSVALSQQIRQSLKEQGYSLSHDSSEVEKDLRCYGVASSHLKTLLKKSKAKDQKLDSSLPDITKNLPKERFIESPHVVQSGPKVINEPLSCAARLQAVASMVEKRSSPAASPKPSVACSQLALLLSSEAHLQQYSREHALKAQNASQIASERLAAMARLQESTQKDIGQFSLAKGMTSHLNGQTGSSTKTAPSKGNMAPFQNSVGIMHSPPKTMGYKSTLERSNLKTSPSNSLLLHLLKSQNTTKHIKGHEQSERASIFEDSSTPTTIDEYSDNNPSFTEDDSSDDESSHSNCLPIDLSFKQRADKPDAGPPASLDNLTQTLLHNWDPKVSCPDNKEDKDTPKASKLNPHQKVTLLQLLLGHKSEEKVDKNNDPQGPHSAADVAKFTVQTGKRTPVTDSPGANRITPLSTPPLLASAKADSPINLSHQSLVIKRSSPPYVCPIQPDRLVNPASKHLIDLSKSKEVQGAKLSRNDSPQNSSAFSASKLLQNLAQCGMQTSMSSEEQRASKQLLAGNTDKPVGLIDRLNSPLLTNKLSAHEENNKIFSCQPAPAEQGLPGSEIENLLERRTVLQLLLGTPNKGKSEKKERMLLRDESSQEQTDKALNEQILTVKIKTEPSEESNVPCNSNAQVRECKGNKFQGFAHSLKRNTAASPASEELKSEPLSPQDFSFSKNGLLSRLLRQNQDGYPADELDRSHRNSELTHLESKSLCTVPKKRKLHAEPLESPLKKMKSNVSDAANNHSSSTEALYGPLLNKQELKFSRSDAEFKYAVSHGPNNESENRSWSRDGKGFNVLKQLLLSENCERDLSQHRNSILTEGKKKANRTSATINKPEFSISSVNALMGSPVQQNNCIDHRTFQYPVAVKSPATSPFPEHLGSTISRLEPDQFGMCPMPNEKGPIRWVITGMDKNDNEKDSPRLTKTNPILYYMLQKGGNSVSSQEAHDKEIWNEPSFADSSTHVTIKEELPSDTELKTPFSNLRSPYNSHMGSKTSHQHGVNGEVHGLLEKVLSIKKEPE, via the coding sequence ATGACTCATGGAGAAGAGCTTGGCTCTGAGATGCACCAGGATTCTGTTGTTCTAACTTATCTAGAGGGATTACTGATGCAtcaagcagcaggaggctcaggTACTGCAGTTGACAAAAAGTCTACTGGGCATAGCGGAGAGGATCAAAACTTTAAGATTTCTGGAAATATATTTCCTAACTGTCAAAGTAATGGTCCAGTTCTTAACACAAATACATACCGAGGATCTGGCATGCTGCACCTCAAAAAAGCAAGACTATTGCAGTCTTCTGAAGACTGGAATGCAGCAAAGAGAAGGCGGTTGTCTGATTCCATTGTGGATTTAGATGGAAAAAAGGAAGCTTTGTTAGCTGGCATGGTTGAAAATGTGCCTAAAGGCAAACAGGATAGCACATTACTTGCCTCTTTGCTTCAGTCGTTCAGCTCTAGGCTGCAGAGTGTTGCTCTGTCACAGCAGATTAGACAAAGCCTTAAGGAGCAAGGGTATTCCCTTAGCCATGACTCTTCAGAAGTGGAGAAAGATTTGAGGTGCTATGGTGTTGCATCCAGTCACCTGAAGACACTGCTGaagaagagcaaagcaaaagaTCAGAAGCTGGACAGCAGCCTGCCTGATATAACAAAGAACCTGCCCAAAGAGAGGTTTATAGAATCTCCCCATGTGGTGCAGAGTGGACCTAAAGTGATAAATGAGCCACTGTCATGTGCTGCAAGGTTACAAGCTGTTGCAAGCATGGTAGAGAAACGATCTAGTCCTGCTGCTTCACCGAAGCCCAGCGTAGCATGCAGCCAGCTAGCTTTACTTCTTTCAAGTGAAGCTCACTTGCAGCAGTACTCCAGGGAACATGCTTTAAAAGCACAAAATGCAAGTCAAATAGCAAGTGAGAGACTTGCAGCTATGGCCAGATTACAAGAAAGCACTCAGAAAGATATTGGCCAATTCAGTTTAGCAAAAGGAATGACAAGCCATCTCAATGGTCAAACAGGATCATCAACCAAAACAGCACCTAGTAAAGGCAATATGGCACCATTTCAGAATTCAGTGGGAATCATGCATTCACCTCCCAAAACTATGGGATACAAAAGTACTTTGGAAAGGAGCAACCTGAAAACCTCTCCCAGCAACAGTTTGCTCTTGCATCTGCTGAAAAGCCAGAATACCACCAAACACATAAAAGGGCATGAACAGAGTGAGAGAGCCAGCATTTTTGAAGACAGCAGCACACCAACAACTATTGATGAGTATTCAGACAACAATCCTAGTTTTACAGAGGATGACAGCAGTGATGATGAAAGCTCTCATTCTAACTGTCTTCCTATAGACTTGTCCTTTAAACAGAGGGCAGATAAACCAGATGCCGGTCCACCCGCATCACTGGATAACCTGACTCAGACCTTGCTTCATAACTGGGATCCAAAAGTTTCCTGTCCAGACAACAAGGAAGACAAAGACACTCCAAAAGCTTCAAAGCTGAATCCCCATCAAAAAGTAACGCTACTTCAGTTGTTGCTTGGGCATAAGAGTGAAGAAAAGGTAGACAAGAATAATGACCCTCAGGGACCACACAGTGCAGCTGATGTGGCAAAATTCACTGTACAGACTGGTAAAAGGACTCCTGTTACTGATAGTCCCGGTGCAAATCGCATTACTCCGTTAAGCACTCCACCTTTGCTGGCTTCTGCAAAAGCAGACTCTCCTATAAATCTCTCACACCAGTCGTTGGTCATCAAGCGCAGCTCGCCGCCATATGTCTGCCCCATCCAGCCGGACAGGCTAGTGAATCCTGCATCTAAACACTTGATAGACCTTTCTAAAAGCAAGGAAGTTCAAGGAGCTAAGCTGAGCAGGAATGACAGTCCGCAGAACTCTTCGGCATTCAGCGCCAGCAAGCTGTTGCAGAACCTTGCTCAGTGCGGCATGCAGACTTCCATGTCAAGTGAAGAACAAAGAGCTAGCAAACAGCTGCTAGCAGGGAACACAGATAAACCTGTTGGCTTGATTGATAGATTGAACAGCCCTCTGCTTACGAATAAACTGAGTGCACATgaagaaaataacaaaatattCAGTTGCCAGCCCGCGCCCGCTGAACAAGGACTTCCAGGTTCGGAAATAGAAAATCTCCTTGAAAGGCGCactgtccttcagctgcttctgggaACTCCCAATAAAggaaaaagtgaaaagaaagagaggatgCTTTTAAGAGATGAAAGTTCTCAAGAACAGACAGATAAGGCTTTGAATGAGCAAATATTGACGGTGAAAATAAAAACCGAACCATCTGAAGAATCAAATGTTCCCTGTAATTCAAATGCACAAGTGAGAGAGTGCAAGGGTAACAAATTTCAAGGATTTGCTCATTCACTGAAGAGGaacacagctgcttctccagcatcTGAGGAGCTGAAATCCGAGCCTCTTTCACCTCAAGATTTCTCTTTTTCCAAAAATGGCCTGCTAAGTAGGTTGCTGAGGCAGAATCAAGACGGCTATCCTGCGGATGAGCTGGACAGAAGTCACCGAAACAGTGAACTGACACACCTCGAATCCAAGAGTCTTTGCACAGTACCGAAGAAAAGGAAGCTTCACGCTGAGCCTCTGGAAAGTCCATTAAAAAAGATGAAGAGTAATGTGTCTGATGCTGCAAACAATCACTCGTCTTCTACTGAGGCACTGTATGGGCCTTTGCTTAACAAGCAAGAACTGAAATTCAGCAGAAGTGATGCTGAATTTAAATACGCTGTAAGTCATGGTCCAAATAATGAAAGTGAAAACAGGAGTTGGTCTAGAGATGGTAAAGGCTTCAATGTGTTGAAACAGCTGCTTCTCTCAGAAAACTGTGAGAGAGATCTGTCACAACATAGGAACAGCATACTAACAGAGGgcaagaaaaaagcaaacagaaccAGTGCAACAATTAATAAACCTGAATTCAGCATTTCTTCAGTAAATGCATTAATGGGAAGCCCTGTACAGCAGAACAATTGCATAGATCACAGAACATTTCAGTATCCCGTAGCAGTAAAAAGTCCTGCCACTTCCCCCTTTCCTGAACATTTGGGGAGTACAATATCTAGGCTTGAGCCTGACCAGTTTGGCATGTGCCCCATGCCCAATGAAAAAGGGCCCATCAGATGGGTGATCACAGGTATGGACAAGAATGATAATGAAAAAGACTCTCCAAGACtgaccaaaaccaacccaataTTGTACTACATGTTACAGAAAGGCGGCAACTCTGTTAGTAGCCAAGAAGCACATGACAAAGAGATTTGGAATGAACCTTCATTTGCTGATAGTTCAACTCACGTTACAATCAAAGAGGAGTTGCCATCTGATACAGAGCTTAAAACTCCTTTTAGTAACTTGAGAAGCCCTTACAATAGCCATATGGGGAGTAAGACCTCTCATCAACACGGTGTGAATGGAGAAGTGCATGGACTGCTGGAAAAAGTTTTGTCAATCAAAAAAGAGCCAGAATAA